The Dendropsophus ebraccatus isolate aDenEbr1 chromosome 10, aDenEbr1.pat, whole genome shotgun sequence genome has a segment encoding these proteins:
- the NTMT1 gene encoding N-terminal Xaa-Pro-Lys N-methyltransferase 1: protein MSIMSTDMVEDESQFYCKAKKYWKNVPPTVDGMLGGYGHISSIDINGSKKFLQRFLRDGPNKTGNSCALDCGAGIGRITKRLLLPIFKTVDMVDVTDEFLSKAKSYLGEDGKRVGNYYCCGLQDFVPEPNRYDVIWIQWVIGHLTDSHLVDFLKRCKAGLRPNGLIVIKDNMAHEGVIMDEVDSSICRDMDLVRRLIRQAGLAVLAQERQENFPEEIYHVYSIAMR, encoded by the exons ATGTCCATCATGTCCACCGACATGGTAGAAGATGAATCCCAGTTTTACTGCAAAGCCAAGAAATACTGGAAGAACGTCCCTCCCACGGTGGACGGGATGCTGGGGGGATACGGTCACATATCCAGCATCGATATCAACGGCTCTAAAAAGTTCCTGCAGAGATTCCTGCGA GACGGCCCCAACAAAACCGGCAACTCATGTGCGTTAGACTGTGGAGCCGGCATCGGGCGGATTACCAAACGTCTCCTGCTGCCGATCTTCAAAACCGTGGACATGGTCGACGTCACGGACGAGTTTCTAAGCAAAGCAAAGAGTTACCTGGGAGAAGACGGGAAGAGGGTCGGTAACTACTACTGCTGCGGCTTACAAGACTTTGTCCCCGAGCCGAATCGCTACGACGTCATCTGGATTCAGTGGGTGATAG GACACTTGACCGACAGCCACTTAGTGGATTTCCTCAAAAGGTGTAAAGCTGGCCTGAGACCGAACGGCCTAATAGTCATCAAGGACAACATGGCCCATGAAGGAGTCATCATGGACGAGGTGGACAGCAGCATCTGCAGGGACATGGACCTAGTACGTCGCCTCATCAGACAGGCCGGACTCGCTGTACTGGCCCAGGAGAGGCAGGAGAACTTTCCAGAAGAAATCTATCACGTTTATTCCATCGCCATGAGATAA